From one Carassius auratus strain Wakin unplaced genomic scaffold, ASM336829v1 scaf_tig00214722, whole genome shotgun sequence genomic stretch:
- the LOC113092877 gene encoding uncharacterized protein LOC113092877 isoform X2, producing MEPPLNYVTGPNDRYHLNQFRGFLNYIRLKVTFMEQLDSVTRSTLQDANISAAVLPTLSRDDIRDLFPGPENFLRRKTIWETFHRDKEGQEAGCLNQNKEQEDTGLTPTQTPSEIPVTTRHSIFEPSGHPPRTLKLPNPEYVVYTDSELEHVRKEYFDLQRVGQERDCNLSKELRCRLVRNTVTNMVSIMRASSTDFMYPSKNDMLAMAKRLVEYYPMLRDDSVNCKHIWDSIFKQLMKRLQNIRTPKKKQGPTPQRKKKRRLDFDYDGDSSSCTLDSAESSSASAVMLETRESSTPPSVSTKPLAGTADQDLPFSQTDNRRDEDHSDTDSQQSQARHYHTLQEIYKRSKPNKEAVAQLLDLEFDARRAFINSDCFKDQDRPSKILQAYPCFRELQHVMDELGRILEKGNPRFIPKLKARWESFCSKAQFYGVYKKVLKPPMTLDGVKRSIALMKALPEMFPSPVAPPKKMGHPSEAMLHILEPTENPDSFLKGRPLFSPVLIVSEDNCMLAIGTTPVTIFPQEDLHEGVLYLMAYYYALHLVYPKSVATLLSVLQTEVISDAIHGRDATSSYKKATLEWKKFIGE from the exons ATGCAAACATCAGCGCAGCAGTATTACCAACTTTGTCACGTGATGACATTCGTGATCTTTTCCCGGGACCAGAAAACTTTTTACGACGGAAAACCATATGGGAGACGTTTCATAGAGACAAAGAG GGACAGGAGGCAGGATGCCTCAATCAAAACAAGGAGCAGGAAGACACTGGTCTGACTCCTACTCAAACTCCGTCTGAAATCCCAGTGACTACAAGGCACAGTATCTTTGAGCCAAGTGGTCATCCTCCAAGAACCTTAAAGTTGCCCAACCCTGAATATGTTGTTTACACTGACAGTGAGCTAGAACATGTTAGAAAAGAGTATTTTGATCTGCAGCGAGTTGGGCAAGAAAGAGATTGCAACCTTTCAAAAGAACTTCGTTGTCGACTTGTGAGGAACACAGTGACCAACATGGTGTCTATCATGAGAGCATCAAGCACTGACTTCATGTACCCATCAAAAAATGACATGCTTGCAATGGCAAAGCGACTGGTTGAATATTATCCCATGCTTCGAGATGACTCTGTGAACTGCAAACATATTTGG GATTCCATCTTCAAGCAATTAATGAAGAGACTCCAAAACATAAGAACTCCAAAAAAGAAACAGGGTCCAACaccacaaagaaaaaagaaaaggcgCTTGGATTTTGACTACGATGGTGATTCAAGCTCTTGCACATTAGATTCAGCAGAAAGCAGCAGTGCTTCAGCTGTAATGTTGGAAACAAGAGAAAGCAGCACACCACCATCTGTGAGCACAAAACCACTTGCTG GAACAGCTGACCAAGATTTACCATTCAGTCAGACTGACAATAGAAGAGATGAAGACCATTCTGACACTGATAGTCAACAAAGCCAGGCCAGACATTACCATACTCTCCAAGAGATCTATAAAAGATCAAAGCCTAATAAAGAGGCAGTTGCTCAACTACTTGACCTTGAGTTTGATGCTCGGAGAGCCTTCATCAACTCAGACTGTTTCAAGGATCAGGACAGACCTTCAAAGATACTGCAAGCGTACCCCTGTTTCAGAGAACTACAACAT GTAATGGATGAACTGGGCCGAATTCTTGAAAAAGGAAATCCCAGATTCATCCCAAAACTAAAGGCCCGTTGGGAGAGCTTCTGCAGCAAAGCTCAATTCTATGGGGTTTACAAAAAGGTTTTGAAGCCACCAATGACTCTAGATGGAG TGAAACGCTCCATAGCCTTGATGAAGGCTCTTCCAGAGATGTTCCCATCACCTGTAGCCCCACCAAAAAAGATGGGACATCCAAGTGAAGCAATGCTACACATCCTTGAG CCAACAGAAAACCCAGATTCTTTCCTCAAGGGGAGACCACTCTTCAGTCCTGTCCTGATTGTGTCAGAGGACAACTGCATGTTGGCCATTGGGACTACACCTGTGACAATCTTTCCACAAGAAGACCTCCACGAAGGTGTGCTCTACCTAATGGCATACTATTATGCACTTCATCTTGTGTACCCAAAAAGTGTTGCAACTTTACTGTCTGTGCTTCAGACAGAGGTAATTTCAGATGCAATACATGGGCGTGATGCAACTTCTTCCTACAAAAAAGCCACTTTGGAGTGGAAAAAGTTCATTGGCGAGTAG
- the LOC113092877 gene encoding uncharacterized protein LOC113092877 isoform X1, which translates to MEPPLNYVTGPNDRYHLNQFRGFLNYIRLKVTFMEQLDSVTRSTLQDANISAAVLPTLSRDDIRDLFPGPENFLRRKTIWETFHRDKEQGQEAGCLNQNKEQEDTGLTPTQTPSEIPVTTRHSIFEPSGHPPRTLKLPNPEYVVYTDSELEHVRKEYFDLQRVGQERDCNLSKELRCRLVRNTVTNMVSIMRASSTDFMYPSKNDMLAMAKRLVEYYPMLRDDSVNCKHIWDSIFKQLMKRLQNIRTPKKKQGPTPQRKKKRRLDFDYDGDSSSCTLDSAESSSASAVMLETRESSTPPSVSTKPLAGTADQDLPFSQTDNRRDEDHSDTDSQQSQARHYHTLQEIYKRSKPNKEAVAQLLDLEFDARRAFINSDCFKDQDRPSKILQAYPCFRELQHVMDELGRILEKGNPRFIPKLKARWESFCSKAQFYGVYKKVLKPPMTLDGVKRSIALMKALPEMFPSPVAPPKKMGHPSEAMLHILEPTENPDSFLKGRPLFSPVLIVSEDNCMLAIGTTPVTIFPQEDLHEGVLYLMAYYYALHLVYPKSVATLLSVLQTEVISDAIHGRDATSSYKKATLEWKKFIGE; encoded by the exons ATGCAAACATCAGCGCAGCAGTATTACCAACTTTGTCACGTGATGACATTCGTGATCTTTTCCCGGGACCAGAAAACTTTTTACGACGGAAAACCATATGGGAGACGTTTCATAGAGACAAAGAG CAGGGACAGGAGGCAGGATGCCTCAATCAAAACAAGGAGCAGGAAGACACTGGTCTGACTCCTACTCAAACTCCGTCTGAAATCCCAGTGACTACAAGGCACAGTATCTTTGAGCCAAGTGGTCATCCTCCAAGAACCTTAAAGTTGCCCAACCCTGAATATGTTGTTTACACTGACAGTGAGCTAGAACATGTTAGAAAAGAGTATTTTGATCTGCAGCGAGTTGGGCAAGAAAGAGATTGCAACCTTTCAAAAGAACTTCGTTGTCGACTTGTGAGGAACACAGTGACCAACATGGTGTCTATCATGAGAGCATCAAGCACTGACTTCATGTACCCATCAAAAAATGACATGCTTGCAATGGCAAAGCGACTGGTTGAATATTATCCCATGCTTCGAGATGACTCTGTGAACTGCAAACATATTTGG GATTCCATCTTCAAGCAATTAATGAAGAGACTCCAAAACATAAGAACTCCAAAAAAGAAACAGGGTCCAACaccacaaagaaaaaagaaaaggcgCTTGGATTTTGACTACGATGGTGATTCAAGCTCTTGCACATTAGATTCAGCAGAAAGCAGCAGTGCTTCAGCTGTAATGTTGGAAACAAGAGAAAGCAGCACACCACCATCTGTGAGCACAAAACCACTTGCTG GAACAGCTGACCAAGATTTACCATTCAGTCAGACTGACAATAGAAGAGATGAAGACCATTCTGACACTGATAGTCAACAAAGCCAGGCCAGACATTACCATACTCTCCAAGAGATCTATAAAAGATCAAAGCCTAATAAAGAGGCAGTTGCTCAACTACTTGACCTTGAGTTTGATGCTCGGAGAGCCTTCATCAACTCAGACTGTTTCAAGGATCAGGACAGACCTTCAAAGATACTGCAAGCGTACCCCTGTTTCAGAGAACTACAACAT GTAATGGATGAACTGGGCCGAATTCTTGAAAAAGGAAATCCCAGATTCATCCCAAAACTAAAGGCCCGTTGGGAGAGCTTCTGCAGCAAAGCTCAATTCTATGGGGTTTACAAAAAGGTTTTGAAGCCACCAATGACTCTAGATGGAG TGAAACGCTCCATAGCCTTGATGAAGGCTCTTCCAGAGATGTTCCCATCACCTGTAGCCCCACCAAAAAAGATGGGACATCCAAGTGAAGCAATGCTACACATCCTTGAG CCAACAGAAAACCCAGATTCTTTCCTCAAGGGGAGACCACTCTTCAGTCCTGTCCTGATTGTGTCAGAGGACAACTGCATGTTGGCCATTGGGACTACACCTGTGACAATCTTTCCACAAGAAGACCTCCACGAAGGTGTGCTCTACCTAATGGCATACTATTATGCACTTCATCTTGTGTACCCAAAAAGTGTTGCAACTTTACTGTCTGTGCTTCAGACAGAGGTAATTTCAGATGCAATACATGGGCGTGATGCAACTTCTTCCTACAAAAAAGCCACTTTGGAGTGGAAAAAGTTCATTGGCGAGTAG